Below is a genomic region from Papilio machaon chromosome 11, ilPapMach1.1, whole genome shotgun sequence.
TGATCTAaccattaatatattttccattaaactggatttatttatgtttgttagattGTAACCTCctgtaaattaattgttgtttttttatttactgcaTTAATTTACAATCCTGGTCTGAATATGATGTCATGATGTTcgtaatgatataaaaaaaaaactttcttcaCCATTTAAAACTCAGTCTATGAAAATGTTAAGACATAACGATAACTGAcgtaacttaattataacttattatttaaggGATGAATCAATTAATGcagaaaaaatgttaaaagaagACGTGAAAATAATGGACTTTACACTTTGGTTTGATTTATACAgcttaaaaaattgtaaaattataaaacactagcttttacccgcgactccgtccgcgcggaataaaaaatagaaaacggagtaaaaattatcctatgtccgtttcctggttctaagctacctgcccacgaATTTTCagacaaatcgattcagccgttcttgagttataaatagtgtaactaacacgactttcttttatatatatagattacgtacaaaaaaattatgttgaattTTAGACTAATAAATACtccaatattaaaagtatatagattattttctCACGGCAGTATTTCTGTATCTACTAACCGACTGTACAATCAATAGAATGTTTACGAAAGCGTTTGTCGTTCAGTCACCGATGTGCGATTTTgaacttttatttcttaaatccAAAGGCTTCCAAACTTCTGAAATGTTTGTGATAAGGTTATCTTAATCGTACGAATTGCTTGAATGTAACAAACCAATGCGATTTCCAATATTGGCTTCTTTTGACCTTCGTACAAACAGTTTTAAGAATTGTTTTTGTAGAACTTGATTACTCTGAATGATATAGCTGTTTGAGCAAATTTTAAGCGCGTATAAGTATTGattgaatgtatttttttatttgagttcTTATTGTTTGCCATACtactaaatttattgaaaattaactcgTAATTCACTCTAAACTAAATCATGTActtgaaaaacaataaatgtatCATATACAGATTTTAGCGAGAgagtcggtggctcaggggttaagcacttgacttgcaatctgcaggtcttgggttcgaatcccgccatgtaccaatgtgttttttcgattttcgatttaaatatgtacatttatccgactttcttacggtgaaggaaaacatcgtgatgcaacctgcacatatctgagaagaaattcaatgatatgtgtgaagtcaaccaacccgcacttggccagcgtggttgactatggcctagtcacccctaacttggggtaggctccgagcccctcggtggggacgtatagtgagctgatgatgatgatgatacagATTTTGGTTTGACGGATAAGTTTTAATTGGATCTCAtggcataatttattttacaattctaTAGAATTAAGAAACTCAGAAGTAAACTTACTACGTAATTATTATAGTCAATCTTCTAGGTAAGTTAAGGTAAATCTAAGATTCAAATTAACCTATTTATAACACTGTGATGGAAATTATGTGTTAAAGCTTCAGAGAATTCAAGAGAATTCAGTATGTAATCTTACGTAAGTCTTGACATCAAACTTGTAAATCAATGACGTCTGGTTTTGGCGGGCCATTAGCCAAGGCGTCTTTACTCCGAGGATTTCAGACTCCGGGCTACGTTTATGTAAGTTAAGTATTTGATGCGCTAaggatttacttttatttttgaaagctGACAGAGAATACTACGAATTGTAACTGTTGTGTCCGCagactatataaataaaagaaagtaaatcTGAATTATGCTGGTATAAGTTTAATTGTTCTGCTGATaactttaatctatatatataaaagaaagttgtgttagttatactatttataactcaagaacggctgaatcgatttgattgaaaattggtgggcaggtagcttagaaccaggaaacggacataggataaattttaccccgttttctattttttattccgcgcgtacggagtcgcggttaaaagctagtggtttatacaatttaactccctacaaaactttaatacatttagtaTTACGTAATAATTAAGTAGGAACACTtgtaaataacttataaaattatagataataaaatcaattaagcAATTTCCGATTACAACATTATCgtaaagctatttttaacaGTTATCAAACGCCTTTAATATTGGGACCAAAGACATTTAacatacacatatataaatagaCAGGACATTATGAACCAAACCGTAactacaaaaacttttttacaataGCGTTTAGGTTGGCTATTTTGACAGTTGTGACAGATAGTGGTAATGACGATTATATTacaatagctgtcgcccgcgactccattcgcaagaaattaagaaaaaaacttagtaagtagacTATGAGTtcttcagactatgttctatatctgtgtcaaattttatcaagatccgttgagccgttacagagataccttttaacaaacatccatccatcaatccattcATTTCCGCCTCGGTCGAAATGTCCGCTCTATGACTAGTATCATTTTAGAATCTCTCATGATCATACATAGAAAAGTGAGGTCGAACAAACGACAACAGGATATAAGCGATGAGAAGCAGAGCAATGTATTTACATTGGCGAAATTATAGACTTGGCACACATAGCACGCATTACGCAATAATACCATTGCGGCATTACAACACTGACATCGGTACTCTGTGTTTATGGATTTTCATTATCTAGACAAccgtacaaaaacatattgttatctcaatttgttcaaagacaatgagaaggatagatgtttttttttatatcacaaggtggcaaacgagtatacagccacctggattcgtcgaaatagcgaggcTACTATtttcccatagacatccgcacatgcagatgcgttgcctacatttaatcaacggagaagagaATGCACAGAAAGATGATATTATTCcatcctatgcgtcccctcttccgccaaatccacttgctcttcccatcctttagtaataagaaaaggttggGGAGGGAAAGAgggctaaaattaggcctccgataccacactcatcagtcaagacgcggaattgcttccacttcacgcctgtcttctgtgtggtgtTGTGTGGTATGTTTTGGGTATTGTGACTGTAGAAACGAACTCTAAGTTAGTACCGATCAAAGAATCGCGGTGTAACTATACTGGACTACAATTAAAAACGATAGACAAACTACTATTTACACCAAAAAtcgtaaatttcaaaatatttcgggtaaaatactttttctcacattttaccaatattataaatgggaaagtttagctggatgaatggatgagaggatgtttgttagaaggtatctaagaaacggctcaacggatcttgatgaaacacAAAATAGCTAAAAAGGTCAAATATCAATATGACCGCCGTATAGATTTTGACTTGTCTctgttttacttaatttagtctttgaattttattttatttaacagcgAATTAACTAACGCTTGACTACTATCTGGCCTGTTGCTAATTGGGATCTTTACTTCGGCAACATTATCAAGTATGAAGATCTTTTTGGCGGACGTCCAGTGTCCCTGAGACGTGCAATTAGTTCAGTTAATCGGCAACACAATGGCCAGATATTGGCAGCTACGTGACAAACGTTAGGCTCGCAGCCAAACCTATGCTAACATTTAGCGCGGACAATGTTTAtcagttaaataattactttttacatGTGTTTCTGTCTCTGTGGTCTACTACTGGCGAAAtacctttacaaaaacaaatcgcCAGCCATCTCAATATCTTTGAGAAGAGAGATCCTTCTAATCGTTGTTAAAGCTTTTTTTGTCGTTGTAGGTAAATCATTACAGAGATATTTCAAGTAAATGACAGATCAGTGAACGTATattacgaatatttgcgacacgCGCCTTCGTATCGTTATCGAAAACATATGAGAAAAATTGTATGAGATTTAATGGTGTAGTTTACGCCCGGTAGGGGCGCTGCACAATTACAGGCTCAATGTCAATCACATATCAATCATGACAAAGGTCTTAGGATTTTTTTCTTCCTGTTCTATAATCATAAGTAAGTAGGTAATAATGTAGTACCAACTACATTTAAActgaacttaaattttttgctCTATCAAAAAACGTCATAGTACGTATACTTAAAGTTTTGCAAGTATAAGGCGGTttccttatattatttattaaaattttcaaataaatgtgttcacgtgtaaaatattaattagcaGTTTAGAATATTTGAAAGATGAGTTATTTCTTGTAACCATTTAAAACTCTAGGTCCATGCTAGGATATGGATATAGTTCGTAATAATAATCCTTACACTATTCAtcatttttaacattgaactgttcatttaatttacaatttatattcaaaagtGTTCGCAATCTTTCTCCTATTCAAGTTTATTCAGACGAAGATTGTTCACGGCTTGTTAATCATGTTAATTCTGTGAATATTCATGATATTGCTCTGAGCGTAAACCAATGAAACAAATAACTAGGCACTGAATAATGTATTTCACTTGTTTAAGTTTTGTGAGAATTTAACTCTTATTCCAAATCTTTTATCAACAATtaacacaaattataaaatgatcgatggtaaattaatataatacgttatttatataaaactaactatcgcccgcgacgccgtccgcgcggaaacaaaaggaaaacttaataagtagcctatgtgttcttccacactatgttctacatttgtgccaaatttcatcaagatcggttgagtcgttccggagataccttcaaataaacatccatccatctaaacattcgcatttataatattagtatgattaaaattaacaatgacGAACTATGTAGttagaataaaatttccaCATGCTTATCACTTTCCTtagaagttattaaagaactGAAGCGACGTATAGGAAAATCTTATTCTTCCCTACACTTATTAAttgtgtaataatattaagttaattttggaTTCATCACGTGTTACCTTTAGGCAAGCCCATTTATTATCAAGTAATATTTTGCAGTTATAagttattaagtagttttacctttaaagtttaaagtataTTCATGGTTAAACCCTTAAAAAGACGCTTTGAGAAAAAGTTAAGGTTAAATCCAAATCAAATTGATTTAGTTTGTTTCTTAATTTGGTATGGAATAAATGCTGACATAATGTGGGAATTCAAACactatctattttataaatttaaaaattttcgcAATCCAAATTTTTCTTGAAAATTATAGTGTTCAGATTTGTAGAGATTAGATTCTATAGTCTTTCCATACCAATAAGTTGCCAGTCTCATTTGGGACCAATCACcttattttcttgtaaaaatttaacgaTGTAACTGCTATTAgtaaatagttaatatttgTTCGCTATAGGCggcataaaataaatctcaaaAATCAAGCAACGAGTATGCGTGTAGTGGTTGAACACGTCTTGCCGCTTAACGGCCCATGTATTATTGATGCATTCGAGGCCTGTCCCATTAAACTTTCATTACCTCATCACCTACAACCTATTATacgtttattatttctaattataacTACCAGCAAAAGTTTGTAATAATCGAAAGAACgaattgttttatgttatagAAAGTTTAATCTGTAATCTATAATTAGGATAAAACAAATTtccgcagttaaaaaataaacattaagacACCTATGTCACCTTTAACGTTGATGACTTGGAATTAATGTACTCGCTGAAGAAGCtgttatttaagatttaaaaaggaATCCATCTCACAATGAACAATACGTTCAACCTACACAACATGCGATGGAGATGTTAATTGAATTGCTACAGTAACCAGTATGCACGTGCGTAGTGTTGTAATATGAGAGTATGCGCAATCAGTCTGGATCTATCTATTGATTGTACAAACCAGATGTATATGATTCATTTCAGATTGACAGTATGTCTAAGTGCTAAATGACTGACATAACTTATTGATGGTTTAAATCAACAGCATGTATCTGTAAGACCGATTTATCAAGAAtgtatgtttggatggatgtttgttagcagTTAACTTAAAGACGACtgaacggatctggatgaattttggcacagagatatattacaatttgaaAAAGCGCACAGACTACATTATACCTCGGAAAACTGTATATTTCTGTGGAATATGtctcattttgttttttacatatttacccGATAACACTTCAGCTAATAactttgtttagtttttaattccatgcgaATGAGGTTGTGGGTAATAGTtagtgttaaattaaataaggttATAAACAGAGAAATTATTCCATATCAGGTATATCAACAAAATGAATGTAGATTCAGGATGTTGAGATGAATGTACGTTTACGAAGAACACTACGGAGACTTATTCATGGAAAACAACAAAGTAATTTTGTCGTAATTGGATtggtttttaataagaaaattatgcGTCACGTAATAACTGTTCTTTGTTCAACAGTTGTATGTCAGAGttgaaaatgaatttaagGTCACTCCTTGCacagatatttattaacttgtgGACGAGGTGCGAATTATAAGTTACGATAATTTCctattttgagttttttttcgATAATGTTGTGTACAGTCAATAGGTTTCATTTAAACGTTGAATTGATTATTGTAAGTAAggtatataatactagcttttacccgcgactccgtctgcgcggaataaaaaatagaaaacggggtaaaaattatcctatgtccgtttcctggttctaagctacctacccaccaattttcagtcaaatcgattcagccgttcttgagttataaatagtgtaactaacaggacttacttttatatatatagataaggtacctttaaaatgaaaagatataattgttattttacctCTTATTACTTACAAAAATCAGTTCAACGTAACATTCAAAATCACTACATACTTTACAGAGTAAATATACCATTTTTgtcttatttgtaatttacatatatttttttaagaatatagaTACTTTCGTCTCTCATTCATAATATGaaacagtttaatttttatacaaaagtttagaaaaacacaaatacaattttgtttaatcaGCAGTACGAAAAAACCGCAGGTTTTAAGTGTCCCCACTGATTGCCtagttagtttaaaataaacaatttacagatgtcttttacttaaataaacttaagttttttttagtatttaaattaacttaagttAAAGACCAACTCGCACTGAGctagcatggttgactatgacctaatCACCCCCaacttagggtaggttccGGGCCCCtaagtggggacgtatagtaagCTTATGAAGTAAATGACGCCATGAATTTTCTATAACGTTAAAACACTAAACAGCACTAACCGCAGTCGTGTTACAGGATAGCCCACTGTAATCGTATGTGATGTTCAATGCCTGTAGACATTAATTACATGtggtcaaattattttaattgcataaTATAGGTATTACGTACAGACCGATTTATcaagtttaatataaacgtTAAACGAaacgaaattataattaattaatatagatatcTATTTTATGTTAAGTTGAAAAATCTGATCACTTCTTTAGACCTTCCCCGTGATAAggaatgtaaaaataacggATAAAAGACCATATGTCTATCgcagtttttttctaatttctcAATGCTCTTAATGTTAACTTAAAAAAGACTTTGGTAAATTTGACCAGTATAAGTTCGTCCTCTCTAAAGATTATAAACTCTATCTTAGTAtgggttttaaatatttgtggacatactttatttcattaatagagaattttaattaattagagttatttaaaattttacgtaatatttgtatatattttacttcaaatttgttcaaattaCATAATCTCAGCAATGATAGTAATCTTATTTTGACAAGCGtatgcaatttattttacgtGTCACTTAATCTTGACTTAAGCCATATTTAGAAACTTATTAGGCACTTAAACGACTAGTGCCTCCAAGTGGACGAAATTATAGTAAGGCATTATGTTTATAGCAAAAGATAGTGCTGAATGAAAACAGATTTTGTGATAGctaaatatagaatataataCACAATctgtacataataatattgacgtaattacaaaaatcatttatatgaaaatatgaatattaaagttgttataaaaattaaattaagatgcACGATCAACAATAGAAATCTTTTCAAATGGAAAAAGTGAcgaaaaaactataataaaagtgTTCCAATTTTCGCATAATAATGACTCTTTACTTGACAAATCTATGTTTTTGTGCACTAttgttcgtttatttatttcaacgaTCGAGTGTCAAGTTACTGATCtacaatatatatacaatGTATGCGTTGCTGATAACggaaaaaccatttttttttctttttgtctgCCTGTCAGTCTGTCCTCAAGGCCGCGTTAGTTCCGGGTAATATCCGGAACTGCTGGACCGGTTTTGAAGGGTCTTTATCGGAAAGGTAGATGTAGCACGCAggtattatatgtatatattattctGGGCTGGCGAAGTCATAGGCGAccgataattttgtaaataatttttttaaatatatatatatatacatttataaaaattctatagatcaaaaaatgtcaattttaaagaaaagtaaatCTACCCATGATATCAAGTATCTATACAAATGAGTACTTTATGATAAGAAAACCCAAACATGGATAAAATCTATACGATAAACGCTTTACAAACATTTACTTTGCTATTTGCTTCCGACGAAGTATTCCTTAAAGCTAAACCAACAAACActctttgaatttaaaacaacacGATTAACTTAATAGGATTCGTGAATTCGGAGAAGAAATTGTGAGATAAACGCTGTAGgcgaaatttgttttaatttaattgcaaaaataattaaaatataagattaaCATTAACAAAGTAAGTTTTTACGTTatgcaataagttaaatagAAAGTAAAGAAAACCAATGTTTATACCTCAAGCGTTCTTAAACCAACGAAGACATTTTCATGGAAGTTTGGTAGGATGTTCTGCTGATGCCCTTTGTCGTAACAATgtgaaatagtaatttttgagatcttaaaatctaattaataatattttattaacagtttTACGTTTTTAATGTAAGTTTATGTTCTTACGATGTTATTATTTAGACTTCAACATATATAATGAACGTAATTACTCAAAAGATTTTAACAGTGCTTTATGTCGGCCGATCTTTTATCACtcaaaatgtttctatttcgTCACTATAACGCCTGATAGACGAAATACAATGCACGTATCTCAAGGTTAAATAGATTAAGCTATAGATAgggttgtgaaaaaaaatataataatattatttatttctcacaatttttttctgaTCCAATGCATTATTCAAGGATTtcgtaaattgtaaaaattatttcttcatattataaggcaaataaaatttagatattaatatttgtattaaaatatttacttcactgactttaaaatttctatCTAGGTTCCAAATCGATAAATTTGTACAGTAGcctgaataaaattaacacataTCTGTAAGTAACAACTTTCCgtctacattttatatttcaactgtattgcaaaatatttaatcgacAGCCCTGGGAGATCACGTTTTGAGCACGACTGACCTGTCCACGTGTGTCGCAAAAGTTGAATTACTGATCCGTGGCCGGACCTTTATGTGGTCCTAATAGAACAATAATGAAACGAAACTGAATTACGAAATTTTGAAATGAACGACATTAACATTTCTTCATACATGTTCCTACATCCTGTGTTTGGCTCTCATTTGTTGTCACGCAAAATActagtcaaaaaaaaaactatgattagcttttatattaatctttaGGTTTACATAGTGATAGTAACCGTCCAcggattttatatatatatatatatatatatacctatatatatttggaatttatttttgtaattattttaattttgttttgaatattgAGTGATCATGATCCAAAATATTATCGTTACTAACCACATTGATACCTTGAAATAACTTCTGTTACAAACTGTATTAAGTAATACTGTTGAAAAGAAGAGAAGCATAtacaagatttaaatttttaaacaatacctTTTTAACATTGTCATttctaaatacaaaacaaGCACCATAGAAACTGTACATGCTCTACAAACTGTTGCTATTGTTACatacactaattaatagacaGAGTTAATGAATTTCAAATGTATAACTTTTGTTTCTTCATTGCCACATAAACTAGATTCGcaattgcatatttttattagaaaaacgTCGTCCAATTAAAATGCTCGTTAAAAGTATTTGTTATCTGAAACAGAAATAACGAAGGTTGAAATAATTACTTGAAACACCTATACCTGAATTAAGGACATACGATCTTTGTTGGGGATTCtggaatataattatttatttgcagtaagttaacaaaatataagcTAAAAAAAGAACTGATTTCAGTAggaattataatgtttttagaaTCGGAAATAATAATAGGATTATTACATCTCTGATATTAATCTAACGGTGAAGGAACACGTCGCGGTTGATAGCTTTTTTTATagggtggcaaacgagcatgcGTTCATCTGACATAGACCTCTGCatctgcagatgcgttgcctgccTGCCTAAATCTACTCAGgtccaatttaattaactaagtGTCAGTTGACCCTAATTTAGGTTTGGCTCGAGCCTCTTATAGGGTAGGTATTCGAGCTGTCGGTAAATCAATTCTGTGATAAATATGGTTTATGGCGATTGCTTTTCCAGGccatgtttaatattaatttaactctactcaaaagaaatataaaaaaatcaattatgaCGTTTAATACGTAAATATGAATAGGCTGAGTTAACGAAAGATATGGCCTGAATTTGAACATATGATATTTGTTGTAAAGCTTTATACATTTACAACAGACTTGCACCTGGGTCTATTAGAAAGTGAACAGTAACCGGGCGTATTTTAACCAATCCAATGCCTTATAAAGACAAATTGGAATGTTACATAcagattttataaacttttagcATCTACagtattgttacaattaataaaacatcggATTTAATTAAGAcactgtaaataaaacactacTATACTCTGGTGGTCTCTCATTTTTAGGTATTTAATATGAGACATATACATCAAGCAGCTTCTAAGGCATGAGTCAACAAGGCCATGTCAGGTTAGAGCAGgtttgtttattaacaaattaatataactacaACACGAAAGGTACTTTAACACAGGTAGAAAAACATACAACTTTTCATTTGAAGAACTCTTCACCTGACGTTTATTGTCTATCAATACTCtccgaaaagaaaaaaagaagcgtaataaataaagaaaaggaataAAGTACCAGATAGAGTTACGAAACCTCAATAATCAGAACAAACGCAAAATTTAACAGGATACCGATATAATTAAACACATAATAGTACTTTTTCTTCTTTGTTACTTAATAATCCGTAGGTTACTATTGCAGAAATACCCATaaagaaacatattgttatgtcttattttaaagataatgaaagagACGAACACATAATTTGAAAGAATGTTTTACATAAACGGGAAAGATATCATAATgaagaaatataaaagagaCATAAGACATTCAATGAAATATCGAAGCAATATCAACATCAtttgaaaagtttaaattattcctaAGTTTTAAGTATACAGTAAGTTTGAGCAATAATGTCGCTTCACTGAAGTAAATTTTGGCAGGGGACCTATTACATTATCGTAAGACAATGCTTAAAGACGTCATTAACATATCttggaattatttttctatattgtaCAGATCACTGGCTCAGAAAATAACATGtaattgaatatatttgataCATGGGATATACTTTCGTATTATTGCTTTATTAGCAGCTGGTTTATTACACTTAATGCTGAACGTTGTATAAAGTGCTTGCTTCGGTACAATAGATTGCTTAATCTAATTACTCGTATTTTTATGTCTCTTTATATTTCGAATGTTAAGAGCTCATTCCATCTCATTCATCCATATAAATTAAGacacataataattaacagGTCCAAGcttatgtattataatttaaattaataaatacaaatcaaCTAGACCTTTGTCAACAATTCATACAATGttgtaagttaattaaatatacctgAACACTCGAAtagtgttaaattttaatgccTATGTTCCAATTGACATCCGTAGCGGTGTCCTAAAATggctatataaaatatattacatagaaGTTATGTGCGCTCGTACGGGGGTAAGAACCTAACGGGTATATAAGTGCAGACATTTACTTAATCCGTATCACTTGCCGTGGATCTAATACCTAAAGCAAAATGGCAGCTAAGGTACAaaagcaaaatatttgtagtagTAAATAGCAAATAATATATTGGAATATCctaaaacattgattttttacgAGTGTTTTTTAGTTATCATTGATTTaacgaaatattaatttaaaaataatttaatacaaattcttatttttaacaacaaatatccaattttaaatagaaacttATTAACGAGTGAATGAATATTTACAGCAGTTATAAATATCGTATGAACTATCACTAAACAACTGtcaaacttattatttacttgTGACATTTGAACGGATGTAACAtccaataaataacaaacaagaGTATGAAAGTAGATAAATCAGAGTTTAatatttacgtattttatttttcagttcaTCGTTCTTTTGTGCGCGGTCGCCGCAGCGAGGGCGGGCAACTTATACGGAGGATCGTACGCCGCGCCAGTAGCGACCTACGCTTCGTATGCCGCTGCCCCATTTGCACTTAAGAGCTACGCCGCTCCTGCTCTCTCATACGCTGCACCTGCAGTGTCATACTCTGCACCTACAGTGTCATACTCTGCGCCTGCAGTGTCATATGCTGCTCCCGCAGTGTCATACGCAGCTGCTCCCGCAGTGTCATACGCAGCCGCACCTGCAGTGTCATATGCCGCACCAGCAGTGTCTTACGCAGCAGCCCCTGTCGTGAAAGCCGTTGCGCCAGCTGTATCTACAGTGTCATCCTACTCGACACAGACTTCTCACGGAACGCCAGTGCTGGCTAAAGCCATTGCTCCCGTCGCTACATACGCTGCCGCCGCTCCAGTGGCCACCTATGCCGCGGCCGCTCCTTCAGTGACCTACACTGCCCACGCCGCGCCCATCACCACATACTCTGCTCCGATCGCCTCATACGCTGCTTCCGCACCTTGGGCTACTTATTCAGCTGGTCCCATCTACAAGTCCGCCCTGATATCAGCGGGACACGGACTGTCCTACGGCAGCCTAGCTGGCCACGGCTGGTGATCACCTTAACATAAAAGTGAAAATCTAGTTATCTTATTTCTTCTATATTTATTGTGATACAACgcgaataaaattttaaatgccaaactattttttttatttcatacttagAAATAGTCACCTAATGTAGGTATGAGAAACTATAGGTATAATGAAGTCGCGAGCCTGACTGTTACCACAGTcactattattaatttgtataaaccttcgaagtataatataaaaaaaagagatttTAACCGAATTTACTTCAATAGAAATGCTAAGAAATAGGTTTCAAGATTGTAAATACGagtta
It encodes:
- the LOC106719714 gene encoding fibroin heavy chain, producing MAAKFIVLLCAVAAARAGNLYGGSYAAPVATYASYAAAPFALKSYAAPALSYAAPAVSYSAPTVSYSAPAVSYAAPAVSYAAAPAVSYAAAPAVSYAAPAVSYAAAPVVKAVAPAVSTVSSYSTQTSHGTPVLAKAIAPVATYAAAAPVATYAAAAPSVTYTAHAAPITTYSAPIASYAASAPWATYSAGPIYKSALISAGHGLSYGSLAGHGCYLESLYKVKFCAPNIIRLLKLKVTTMAIKIAVVLCIFGLARAGHLAGGSALGYSTGLGYSTGLDHGAGLGYGSGLGYTSGIGHGADIGYAGYGHGAGLGYGSLGYGSGYGSLGYGSYGGYSGYAAPGISTVSVKRYSTPVVAYSTGYGAHGAYAPAVGYGGHGYGGYGYGGYGQGYGGYGKW